GCGGTCATAGATGGTTTCTAACTTAGTGCTTTTATCCACCACAAATTCCGGAGTGGCTACCTTCCCACAATCGTGGAGCCAAGCGGCGATTTTCAATTCGTACATTTCTTTTTCGGTAAAGGCCACATCTGCAAAAGGACCATTTTTAGTTTCCTGCACTGCATCGGCCAGCAACATGGTAATTTCTGGAACGCGGGCGCAATGACCACCGGTATAGGGCGATTTTGCATCAATGGCTGAGGCAATAAGTTTAATGAAGGATTCAAATAAATTTTCTAAATCTTTTATCAGGTTTTTGTTGGTAATGGCTACAGCAGCTTGGCTGGATAAGGCTTCTACCATTTCCTGAACATCAGAGGCAAAAGAAATGATCTTTTTGGATTTTGTATCTTGGGCATTCAAAAGTTGTAGAACGCCGATAATCTCATCTTCGTGATTTTTTAAAGGAACGGTGAGGAATGATTGGGAATGGTAACCGGTTTTTTCATCAAACATTTTGGTGCCGGAAAAGTCAAACCCTTTGGCCGTATAGGCGTCTTCAATATTCACTGTTTCACCCGTGAGTCCCACATAGGCCGCAATCATGGATTTATTGGGCTCTCCATCATCTGTATAAAGTTTTATGGGGTAAAATGGAATATCCTTCCCCGATGTACCCCCCATGTGGAATTTGAGAGAATCAGTCATCATGATTTCAAATCTTAGTCGTTTATCGTCAGTCATCATGTAGAGCGTACCACCATCAGAATTGGCAATCCGCTTGGCTTCCAGCAAAATCATCTCCAAAAGTTTATTCATATCCTTCTCTTTGGAGAGCGCTAAACCAATATTGGACAAATTGCTGATTTGTTGTTCCAGGTCAGTAATATAGGATTTTACAGCCTTGGGCGCATCCGATAGATATTTGACTACCTCAGCTTTAGACAATTCTGCCCCACTGTATTTAATTTTTGATGCACTCATGAATTCGTTCCTCTACTTGAACTTTGGTGAACTTACAAAATCTATCATTCAACCTCCAAGTATATGTGGCACGAATATAGGTGACATCCATCTGATGGTTACTATAAAAATCGTTGTCATCCCGTATGGTTGCGAAGATTCTTATACATTGTTGTAGGCTGGTTTCTTTCATTTTATTATCTACGAAGTTTTGTTCGATCTCCTGAAATATTTTATTTTACTGAAAGTTTATAAATTTTAAACCAATAGAAAAACGCTTCGGGGTTGGATTTTTTAAGTTTATTCAGCTTATTATTCATTGGTTTGCTAATGAGCCAATCTTTCAATTGCATTGGGTTATTGAATTTTTCAACGATTTGTGCATCGTACTTAATCAATGTAGAAAGATAAGCAGCTTTGGAAGCGTGGATAATGGCATTTTCCAGATGGTAGTTTTCTGAAAAAATAAAACTATTAATCCTTTGTATACCCAATTGCAATTGTTCAAAATTACCATTGCCGTCAGACCCTCTACTTACTATGCAAAGTGATGTCTGATAAATATCTTCCAAAACATCTTGTTCATTCAGTCCATTTGTATTCCTATAAGTTAATTCTATAGCTGCAAAATGATAAAATGTAGATTTTATAATAGCTACATCACTAACAGTATCAAGCAAATTACTAATATCATATAGTTGCTTTATGATTTCCATAC
This genomic stretch from Candidatus Neomarinimicrobiota bacterium harbors:
- a CDS encoding GAF domain-containing protein, with protein sequence MSASKIKYSGAELSKAEVVKYLSDAPKAVKSYITDLEQQISNLSNIGLALSKEKDMNKLLEMILLEAKRIANSDGGTLYMMTDDKRLRFEIMMTDSLKFHMGGTSGKDIPFYPIKLYTDDGEPNKSMIAAYVGLTGETVNIEDAYTAKGFDFSGTKMFDEKTGYHSQSFLTVPLKNHEDEIIGVLQLLNAQDTKSKKIISFASDVQEMVEALSSQAAVAITNKNLIKDLENLFESFIKLIASAIDAKSPYTGGHCARVPEITMLLADAVQETKNGPFADVAFTEKEMYELKIAAWLHDCGKVATPEFVVDKSTKLETIYDRVNEVETRFGVLQRDEEIKRLKKELKIERDESLSANEKVDKIKDLKKSHRKKMGTLKSDLEFVKETNVGGEFMSGDKKDRVRQIENYRWKPNGKMENFLSADEVYNLTIPRGTLTPEERKVINDHIVVTINMLNELPYPKHLRNVPEFAGGHHEKLDGTGYPMGLTKSQMSVQARIMAIADIFEALTARDRPYKKGKTLSQAMRI